The window TATGGATGAAAGGAGTACTTTATGCCCATTCCAGCTTATATGTGGTTCAAAGATGATGCGGGCAATGCGGTAGAGGGTTCTGTTGACGTAGCCGGAAGAGAGAAGAGTGTAGAGGTACTGGCATTTGATCATGAGGTCAGGATTCCTACTGACCCGGATTCCGGAAAATTGACAGGAACAAGAAAGCATGAGGCCATAAAGATTGTCAAATCCTTTGACGCATCGT of the Fibrobacter sp. genome contains:
- the hcp gene encoding type VI secretion system tube protein Hcp, whose amino-acid sequence is MPIPAYMWFKDDAGNAVEGSVDVAGREKSVEVLAFDHEVRIPTDPDSGKLTGTRKHEAIKIVKSFDASSPYLYKAVCEGQTFSEVEIKWYRIDDTGTETEYFNHRLQGVKICSVKPVMHNVK